Within the Streptomyces sp. YIM 121038 genome, the region AGGAGCGGATAGCCCGTGTGCTGGCTCAGGGTGGTGAGCGCGGCGAGGGCGAGGCCCACCGCCGCGAGCCCGCCCGCGACCACGGAACGCACCGAGAAGCGGCGGGCCACCAGGCCCGCGATCAGACCCGCCGTCACCGCGCCGAGCGCGGCGGGCAGCTCGGCGAGGCCCGCCTCGAACGGCCGCCTGCCCTGCACGAGTTGCAGGAACTGCGACAGGAAGAAGACCAGGCCGGACAGGCCGAGGATGGTCAGCAGGTCGGCCAGGACCGCGGCGGAGAAGCCGCGGTTGCGAAAGAGCCGCATGTCGAGCAGCGGTGCTTCGAGGGTGAGCTGCCGCCGGACGAACCAGGTGAGCGCCGCGACCCCGACGACGCCCGCGGCGAGCACCTCCCAGCCCGCGCCGCCCGCCGCCGCCTCCTTGATCGCGTACACCACGGCGATCATGCCGATGAGCGACAGGGCGACGCTGATCAGGTCCCAGGGGCCGGGTGCGGGGTTCTTCGACTCGGGGAGCAGCTTGATGCCGACGAGGACGAGGACCGCCATCACGGGCAGGTTGATCAGGAAGACCGAGCCCCACCAGAAGTGTTCGAGCAGGAAGCCGCCGACGACCGGGCCGATCGCCGCGCCCGCCGAGGCCATCGCGCCCCACACGCCGACGGCGATGCTGCGCTCGCGCGGGTCGTGGAAGATGTTCCGGATCAGCGCGAGGGTCGAGGGCATCAGGGTGGCGCCCGCGACACCGAGCAGCGCCCGGGCCAGGATCATCAGCTCCGGCGTGGTGGCGTAGGAGTTGAGCACGGACACCGCGCCGAAGGCGA harbors:
- a CDS encoding MFS transporter, which gives rise to MTRTAQRTPSAEVARPPGRWLALAVLVLAVLLVAVDATVLGLATPYISEDLKPSGTQLLWIGDVYSFVIAGLLVSMGSLGDRIGRKKLLLVGAVAFGAVSVLNSYATTPELMILARALLGVAGATLMPSTLALIRNIFHDPRERSIAVGVWGAMASAGAAIGPVVGGFLLEHFWWGSVFLINLPVMAVLVLVGIKLLPESKNPAPGPWDLISVALSLIGMIAVVYAIKEAAAGGAGWEVLAAGVVGVAALTWFVRRQLTLEAPLLDMRLFRNRGFSAAVLADLLTILGLSGLVFFLSQFLQLVQGRRPFEAGLAELPAALGAVTAGLIAGLVARRFSVRSVVAGGLAAVGLALAALTTLSQHTGYPLLGAALLVVGVGAGFAFTVTADVILSSVPKEQAGAASAVSETAYELGAALGIALLGSIVTGVYRDFTAPAGTPPDAAAAAHESLGGAVEASAGLPEHTAGPLVSAAQEAFVDGLRVAAGVGAAVLLATAVAAWFLLKGQKLEEGVEHP